A single genomic interval of Lewinellaceae bacterium harbors:
- a CDS encoding Hsp20/alpha crystallin family protein → MCRGSHSWGRHHRRGHHHHHQGGRFGAAFAQFPVNVRELDDRYELDLFAPQLSREDFQLELVDRTLTISITASKEEEVELGQRIRQEYRPRGAERSFMLNEKIDLDNIKAAYAEGVLKVILPKLPGQVTQRRDVDVV, encoded by the coding sequence ATGTGTAGAGGATCTCATTCCTGGGGCCGCCACCACCGGCGCGGCCACCACCATCATCATCAGGGCGGCCGGTTTGGCGCCGCTTTTGCTCAATTTCCCGTCAACGTCCGCGAACTGGACGACCGCTACGAGCTGGACCTGTTTGCTCCCCAGCTGAGCCGGGAAGATTTTCAGCTCGAACTCGTCGACCGCACCCTGACCATTTCGATCACGGCCTCCAAAGAAGAGGAAGTCGAACTGGGGCAGCGGATCCGGCAGGAGTACCGCCCACGGGGCGCAGAGCGGAGCTTTATGCTCAACGAGAAGATCGACCTGGACAACATTAAGGCTGCGTATGCAGAAGGCGTGTTGAAGGTCATCCTGCCGAAGCTTCCGGGCCAGGTGACGCAGCGGAGGGACGTGGATGTGGTGTAG